One Vallitalea pronyensis genomic region harbors:
- a CDS encoding LytR/AlgR family response regulator transcription factor: protein MINVVLCDNSTSYMEKLKISIQEIIDYNGYNMHVAMLTTKTSQVLKYVEVKDGITLYILDVVYPGNKLLGLQLAKTLRQENRNAYIVFNTYDTSMIHQVVKGLIRPAGFFTKPIDRDDLIILLGDIYRDYLNLQGDRDEIFHVNIGASIYKLPYHHILYFESFQKKIYLHTHNQRIGFYESLANLKGRLSFDFLRCHRSYLVNVNKIKTVSFTEMILVMENGAKIDVSRTYKQALKSRMEILDIC from the coding sequence GTGATTAACGTTGTTCTATGCGATAACTCAACTTCCTATATGGAAAAACTGAAGATAAGCATTCAAGAAATCATAGATTATAACGGATATAACATGCATGTAGCAATGTTAACCACCAAAACTTCACAAGTGCTTAAATATGTGGAGGTAAAAGATGGGATAACGTTATATATACTTGATGTGGTATATCCAGGGAATAAATTGTTAGGGTTGCAGCTTGCAAAAACATTAAGGCAAGAGAACAGAAATGCTTATATTGTGTTTAATACATACGATACGTCTATGATTCATCAAGTGGTGAAGGGGCTTATTCGTCCAGCAGGTTTTTTTACAAAACCCATCGATCGAGATGATCTAATCATTCTATTAGGGGATATCTATAGGGATTATCTTAACCTGCAAGGCGACAGGGACGAGATTTTTCATGTGAATATTGGAGCATCCATTTATAAGTTGCCCTACCATCACATTTTATACTTTGAATCTTTTCAGAAAAAAATCTATCTGCATACCCATAATCAGAGAATCGGATTCTATGAGAGTCTTGCAAACTTAAAGGGACGATTAAGTTTTGATTTTCTAAGGTGTCATCGAAGCTACCTTGTTAATGTAAATAAAATAAAGACGGTCTCGTTTACAGAGATGATTCTTGTTATGGAAAATGGTGCAAAGATTGATGTATCACGCACTTACAAACAAGCCCTAAAAAGCCGTATGGAAATTTTAGACATATGTTGA